A genomic stretch from Leptotrichia sp. HSP-536 includes:
- a CDS encoding YitT family protein — MRKKTILTLIKEYFFIGLGTFILAFGLHFFFFQNKIASGGVTGLALVVNSIFGISTGLFVAISNFILFALAFIVISGQFGVKSIYATVILSVFLSYFEKFYPNYALTHDLILATIFGSALCALGITIIYFYEASTGGTSIIARILTKYCHISYGMSSFIVDAIVTLLAIFAFGVELGLVGLLSVYVTGFIIDKFIEGFNSRKQIMIITSNKDIVLNYILKDFDRGCTVLKAVGGYSGAEKDILLTIIERRQFIRLRKFLKTHDPTSFVTVTDTTKVFGEGFDQLH, encoded by the coding sequence ATGAGAAAAAAAACAATTTTGACATTAATTAAAGAATATTTTTTTATTGGACTGGGAACTTTTATCCTGGCATTTGGATTACATTTTTTCTTTTTCCAGAACAAAATAGCAAGTGGCGGAGTAACTGGACTGGCACTGGTTGTAAACAGCATTTTTGGGATTTCAACAGGGCTATTTGTTGCGATTAGCAATTTTATTCTGTTTGCACTCGCATTTATTGTAATCAGTGGGCAGTTTGGCGTAAAGAGCATTTATGCTACGGTAATTTTATCCGTTTTTCTTTCATATTTTGAAAAATTTTACCCAAACTATGCTCTTACTCATGATTTAATTTTAGCAACAATTTTTGGAAGCGCATTATGTGCTTTAGGAATAACGATTATTTATTTTTATGAAGCTTCTACTGGCGGTACTTCAATCATTGCGAGAATCCTTACAAAATATTGCCACATCAGTTACGGAATGTCTAGCTTCATCGTAGACGCAATTGTTACTCTTTTAGCGATTTTCGCTTTTGGAGTTGAACTGGGACTTGTGGGACTTTTAAGTGTCTATGTAACGGGATTTATCATTGACAAGTTTATTGAAGGATTTAATTCACGTAAGCAGATTATGATTATCACTTCAAACAAGGACATTGTGCTAAACTACATTTTAAAGGATTTTGACAGAGGGTGTACCGTACTTAAAGCCGTTGGAGGATATTCTGGTGCTGAAAAAGATATTTTATTGACGATTATTGAAAGAAGACAGTTCATCCGATTGAGAAAATTTCTAAAAACTCACGATCCTACTTCATTTGTAACAGTTACAGATACAACTAAAGTTTTTGGAGAAGGTTTTGACCAGCTGCATTAA